A section of the Balearica regulorum gibbericeps isolate bBalReg1 chromosome 6, bBalReg1.pri, whole genome shotgun sequence genome encodes:
- the ABCB6 gene encoding ATP-binding cassette sub-family B member 6, whose product MVVLGGYCEGNSSIAQAWVQQGFQPCFFFTLVPAVLLSICLLLGALQYACYVRFGRAMEPKYIPRSRLYRGQILLSLLLALQPFGGLLWQVGGLGRLYGYMLLHACLWALSWGCAIALLQLEHTQVLAHDRTRGHGTVLLLFWALAFAAENLTLVCWRSPLWWWALEDTNQKVQFSFWLLRYICTFMLFIVGMKAPGLPRKPYMLLVNEEERDVENSQPLLPNADRTTSTWKDFRRKLRLLVPYMWPRGNHLLQGLVLFCMALMGLERAINVFVPIYYKNIVNELTEGVPWRTLAWTVCIYVGLKFLQGGGAGSTGFVSNLRTFLWVWVQQFTNRQVQVQLFAHLHGLSLRWHLGRRTGEVLRSVDRGTSSINSLLSYIVFSIVPTITDIIIGIVYFTSVFSAWFGLIIFVCMTLYLTLTIFITEWRTKYRRDMNTRDNEAKSRAVDSLLNFETVKYYNAESYEVNRFNDAIVKYQVSEWKVSASLGLLNQTQNLVIGLGLLAGSLLCAYFVTENKLQVGDFVLFGTYIIQLYTPLNWFGTYYRMIQNSFIDMENMFELFHEEQEVKDAVNARDLHLDAGRIEFENVHFSYVDGKEILQDVSFSVMPGQTLALVGPSGSGKSTIIRLLFRFYDVRGGCIRIDGQDISQVKQASLRSHIGVVPQDTVLFNDTIANNIRYGRILATDQEVQEAARAADIHDRILSFPDGYNTQVGERGLKLSGGEKQRVAIARTILKGPRIILLDEATSALDTETERNIQASLAKVCAHRTTIVVAHRLSTVVGADQILVLKDGRIAERGRHEELLQKGGIYAGMWLQQQAGDEGESKERSTEKPPGSKKGP is encoded by the exons atggtggtgctggggggctACTGTGAGGGCAACAGCTCCATCGCCCAGGCCTGGGTACAGCAGGGCTTCCAGCCCTGCTTCTTCTTCACACTGGTGCCAGCCGTGCTGCTGAgcatctgcctgctgctgggtgcCCTGCAGTATGCCTGCTACGTCCGCTTCGGCCGTGCCATGGAGCCCAAGTACATCCCCCGCTCCCGCCTCTACCGCGGCCAGAtcctgctgtccctgctcctGGCCCTGCAGCCCTTCGGCGGGCTGCTGTGGCAAGTGGGGGGCCTGGGACGGCTCTACGGGTACATGTTGCTGCACGCCTGCCTCTGGGCCCTCAGCTGGGGCTGCGCCATCgccctcctgcagctggagcatACACAAGTGCTGGCGCACGACCGGACCCGGGGCCACGGCAccgtcctcctcctcttctgggCGCTGGCCTTCGCTGCTGAGAACCTGACCCTGGTGTGCTGGAGGAGCCCGCTGTGGTGGTGGGCGCTGGAGGACACCAACCAGAAG GTGCAGTTCAGCTTCTGGCTGCTGCGTTACATCTGCACGTTCATGCTCTTCATCGTGGGCATGAaggccccggggctgccccgcaAGCCCTACATGCTGCTGGTCAACGAGGAGGAGCGGGACGTGGAGAACAGCCAG CCACTCCTGCCCAACGCCGACAGGACCACCTCCACCTGGAAGGATTTCCGGAGGAAGCTGCGGCTGCTGGTGCCGTACATGTGGCCGAGGGGCAACCACctgctgcaggggctggtgCTGTTCTGCATGGCACTCATGGGGCTGGAGCGGGCCATCAATGTCTTCGTCCCCATCTACTACAAGAACATCG TGAATGAGCTGACGGAGGGTGTTCCCTGGCGCACCCTGGCCTGGACTGTTTGCATCTATGTGGGGCTGAAGTTCCTGCAGGGTGGAGGTGCTG GCTCCACTGGCTTCGTGAGCAACCTGCGCACCTTCCTGTGGGTGTGGGTGCAGCAGTTCACCAACCGGCAGGTGCAGGTGCAGCTCTTTGCCCACCTGCACGGGCTGTCCCTGCGCTGGCACCTGGGGCGTCGCACCGGCGAGGTCCTGCGCAGCGTGGACCGGGGCACCAGCAGCATCAACAGCCTGCTGAG CTACATCGTCTTCAGCATCGTCCCCACCATCACGGACATCATCATTGGCATCGTTTACTTCACCTCGGTTTTCAGCGCCTGGTTCGgcctcatcatctttgtgtgTATGACCCTCTACCTGA ctctgacCATCTTCATCACTGAGTGGAGGACCAAGTACCGACGGGACATGAACACGCGGGACAACGAGGCCAAGTCCCGGGCCGTGGACTCGCTCCTCAACTTTGAGACG GTGAAGTACTACAATGCGGAGAGCTACGAGGTGAACCGCTTTAATGATGCCATCGTCAAGTACCAG GTCTCGGAGTGGAAGGTGAGTGCCTCGCTGGGCCTCCTCAACCAGACCCAGAACCTGGTCATCGGCCTGGGGCTCCTGGCAGGGTCCCTGCTCTGCGCCTACTTTGTCACCGAAAACAAGCTGCAG GTGGGGGACTTTGTCCTCTTTGGCACCTACATCATCCAGCTCTATACGCCACTCAACTGGTTTGGGACTTACTACAG GATGATCCAGAACTCCTTCATAGACATGGAGAACATGTTCGAGCTCTTCcatgaggagcaggag GTGAAGGATGCAGTGAACGCCAGGGACCTGCACTTGGATGCCGGGCGGATCGAGTTTGAGAATGTGCACTTCAGCTACGTGGATGG GAAGGAAATCCTGCAGGACGTCTCCTTCTCCGTGATGCCCGGACAGACCTTGGCCCTG GTGGGACCTTCGGGCTCAGGGAAGAGCACCATCATACGCCTGCTCTTCCGCTTCTACGACGTGCGGGGTGGCTGCATCCGCATTGATGGGCAGGACATCTCCCAG GTGAAGCAGGCGTCACTGCGCAGTCATATCGGGGTGGTGCCCCAGGACACAGTGCTCTTCAATGACACCATCGCCAACAACATCCGCTATGGACGGATCCTGGCCACTGACCAGGAGGTGCAGGAAGCAGCCCGGGCTGCTGACATCCACGACCGCATCCTTTCCTTCCCTGATG GATACAACACCCAGGTGGGGGAACGGGGGCTGAAGCTGAGCGGGGGGGAGAAGCAGCGCGTTGCCATCGCACGCACCATCCTGAAGGGTCCCCGCATCATCCTGCTGGATGAG gCCACGTCCGCACTTGacacagagacagagaggaaCATCCAGGCCTCCCTGGCCAAGGTCTGCGCCCACCGCACCACCATCGTTGTTGCACATAG GCTCTCCACCGTGGTGGGTGCAGACCAGATCCTGGTGCTCAAGGACGGGCGCATCGCAGAGCGAGGGAG GCAcgaggagctgctgcagaagggcGGCATATATGCTGGCatgtggctgcagcagcaggccGGGGACGAAGGTGAGAGCAAGGAACGCAGCACTGAGAAGCCCCCGGGCAGCAAGAAGGGTCCGTGA